From the genome of Flavobacterium ovatum, one region includes:
- a CDS encoding methylmalonyl-CoA mutase subunit beta: MTTPLFDEFDPVSSKLWKQKIQFELDGADYNDTMIWNSPEDIKVKPFYHSDELARKYSLTTNASTFSICQNIFVYDVDKSIERALDTLNRGAESLRFTIENETIDFDKLLSSLPLEGLVLYFNFSFFSINCIQRIETIVQDRNATLYYNVDPIGQLAKDGNWFSTPDKTNFDSLNTISKISSKNAFLSIDMSLYQNAGANMVQQLAYGLGHVNEYFNRIPKIDSKIVFEISVGTNYFFEIAKLRAFRILFKALATEYNYNHDCHILVTPTKRNKSIYGYNVNMLRTTTECMSAILGGADSVANLPYDSVYHKDNEFGDRISRNQLLVLKEESHLDKVNNPADGSYYIESLTQQLADKALALFKEMETRGGFLKLLNEGVIKNKIQISADKEQHLFDTKADPLIGTTKHASREDLMKAELELFPFVKINPRKTLITPIIEKRLADQLDQDRLATE; this comes from the coding sequence ATGACAACTCCACTATTTGATGAATTTGATCCAGTTTCTTCCAAGTTATGGAAACAAAAAATCCAATTTGAATTAGATGGTGCGGATTATAATGATACTATGATATGGAATTCACCCGAAGATATCAAAGTAAAGCCTTTTTATCATAGTGATGAATTAGCAAGGAAATATTCTCTTACGACCAACGCTTCGACTTTTTCAATTTGCCAAAATATCTTTGTTTACGATGTAGATAAATCTATTGAAAGAGCCTTAGATACCTTAAATCGTGGAGCTGAAAGTTTACGATTTACAATTGAAAATGAAACTATTGATTTTGATAAACTACTCAGTAGTTTGCCGCTTGAGGGTTTGGTTCTCTATTTTAATTTTAGTTTTTTCTCTATCAATTGTATTCAAAGAATTGAAACTATTGTTCAAGACAGAAATGCAACCCTTTATTATAATGTAGATCCAATTGGGCAATTAGCCAAAGATGGAAACTGGTTTTCAACTCCAGATAAAACCAATTTTGATAGCTTAAATACGATTTCAAAAATTAGTTCGAAAAATGCATTTTTGAGTATTGATATGAGTTTGTACCAAAATGCAGGAGCTAATATGGTGCAACAGCTGGCGTATGGTTTAGGGCATGTCAACGAATATTTCAATAGAATTCCAAAAATAGATTCCAAAATTGTATTCGAAATTTCCGTAGGAACTAATTACTTTTTTGAGATCGCCAAATTGCGTGCTTTTCGAATTTTATTCAAAGCCTTGGCTACAGAATACAACTATAATCACGATTGTCATATACTAGTTACGCCTACCAAACGCAATAAGAGCATTTACGGGTACAATGTAAATATGTTGCGTACCACGACCGAATGTATGTCGGCAATCCTTGGCGGAGCAGATAGTGTTGCCAATCTTCCTTACGACTCCGTTTACCATAAAGACAACGAATTTGGAGATAGAATTTCCCGTAACCAATTACTGGTTTTAAAAGAAGAAAGCCATCTCGACAAAGTAAATAATCCAGCCGACGGTAGTTATTATATCGAAAGTTTGACACAACAATTGGCAGATAAAGCCCTTGCGCTTTTCAAGGAAATGGAAACTAGAGGTGGTTTTTTAAAATTACTAAATGAAGGCGTAATCAAAAATAAAATCCAAATCAGTGCCGACAAAGAGCAACACTTGTTTGACACTAAGGCAGATCCACTGATAGGTACTACCAAACACGCCAGCCGAGAAGATTTAATGAAAGCCGAATTAGAGTTATTTCCTTTTGTCAAAATAAATCCTCGCAAAACACTAATCACGCCCATCATTGAGAAACGTTTGGCAGATCAATTGGATCAAGATCGTTTGGCGACCGAGTAA
- a CDS encoding peptidoglycan-binding protein LysM, with product MRKKWYFYTSLAIIVAFLSAGFKPLKIDSNHWFLIKNPDGSQYLYPSQEQEDYTNLNIPFTGNLFIGFKEAIGFKESQGKYKKINTLGYLGKYQFGVETLKTIGIKNSPQFLSSPKMQEKAFVALLAKNKWLLRDIIEKYEGKVVAGIQVTESGILAAAHLGGAGSVKKFFRSNGTRYLRDAYGTSVRSYMKAFGGYDTSFIVADNNAVVSLN from the coding sequence ATGAGAAAGAAATGGTATTTTTATACAAGTTTAGCGATTATTGTAGCTTTTTTAAGCGCAGGTTTTAAACCTCTTAAAATTGATTCTAATCATTGGTTTCTAATAAAAAATCCAGACGGATCTCAGTACTTATATCCGTCACAAGAACAAGAAGATTACACCAATTTGAACATTCCTTTTACAGGGAATTTATTTATCGGTTTCAAGGAAGCAATCGGTTTCAAAGAATCTCAAGGTAAATACAAAAAAATTAATACGTTAGGTTATTTAGGTAAATACCAATTTGGTGTTGAAACCTTAAAAACAATCGGAATTAAGAACAGCCCTCAATTTTTAAGTAGCCCAAAAATGCAAGAAAAGGCATTTGTGGCGCTTTTAGCAAAAAACAAATGGCTTTTACGTGATATTATTGAAAAATATGAAGGCAAAGTAGTTGCTGGAATTCAGGTAACAGAATCAGGAATACTTGCTGCGGCCCATTTAGGTGGTGCTGGGTCAGTTAAAAAATTCTTTAGAAGTAATGGTACTCGATACCTTAGAGATGCTTATGGAACTTCTGTTAGAAGTTACATGAAAGCTTTTGGAGGTTATGACACTTCTTTTATTGTTGCCGATAACAATGCAGTTGTTAGTTTGAACTAG
- a CDS encoding LysM peptidoglycan-binding domain-containing protein — protein MKGYSYLLVTVLLFCFTAFSQQKTTEHIVSKGETISKIADLYNIKAKDIYELNPTAKKGIKFNAKLIIPVATPITPQEIFHEVLAKETVYGISKEYGVTVDDLYKSNPTIVELGLKIGQKISIFGGSKSNKANSKLEATTEKVIAEGIDYEVLPKQTKYNIAKEHGISVTLLDNANPILQTEELKSGQKIIIPVKKYIPETVEQSAIVVESNDIVLKTNAETDKVETSIVTIENVSHESITIVHEVLPKETKYAIAREHGITVADLDKANPILESEALKIGQKIIIPVLELDNSIKGQVVSKVENLDLKKVVVNTDKEVVIKPAVGVNKIEEVELTHKVLSKETKYGIAKEFGITVKELERQNPKVSKQLKVGSLLSIRKPKVINPTVEIKQELVIVEEDLESKSIHDEAFVDQLIFTASENIGTRYRIGGTTKDGFDCSGLMCTTFGTYDLQLPRTSLEQSQYGLVLEVGKAQKGDLIFFKTRGRSQINHVGMVVEVGDGDVKFIHASNSGVIISSIKESYYSKRVVQVNRVL, from the coding sequence ATGAAGGGTTATAGTTATTTATTAGTTACGGTTTTATTGTTTTGTTTTACAGCTTTTTCTCAGCAAAAAACTACTGAACATATCGTTTCTAAAGGAGAAACTATTTCTAAGATTGCCGATTTGTATAATATAAAAGCTAAGGATATTTACGAACTCAATCCTACGGCCAAAAAAGGGATAAAATTCAATGCTAAGTTGATCATTCCTGTAGCAACTCCAATTACACCCCAAGAGATTTTTCACGAGGTTTTGGCAAAAGAAACCGTTTATGGTATTTCAAAAGAATATGGTGTTACGGTTGATGATTTATACAAATCCAATCCAACCATAGTAGAGTTAGGGCTTAAAATAGGACAAAAAATAAGTATTTTTGGTGGTTCTAAATCCAATAAAGCAAATTCAAAATTGGAGGCTACTACCGAAAAAGTGATTGCCGAAGGAATTGATTACGAAGTTTTACCCAAACAGACTAAATATAATATAGCCAAAGAACACGGGATTTCTGTTACTCTTTTGGATAATGCTAATCCAATTTTACAAACTGAGGAATTGAAAAGTGGGCAGAAAATTATTATTCCGGTTAAGAAATATATTCCTGAAACAGTAGAACAATCAGCAATAGTTGTTGAAAGTAATGATATTGTATTAAAAACAAATGCGGAAACCGATAAGGTTGAAACTTCAATTGTAACGATTGAAAATGTTTCTCATGAATCAATTACAATCGTACATGAAGTTTTGCCTAAAGAAACAAAATATGCGATAGCAAGAGAACATGGAATCACGGTAGCAGATTTAGATAAAGCCAATCCAATCTTGGAATCAGAAGCATTAAAGATCGGTCAAAAAATCATTATTCCAGTTTTGGAATTAGACAATAGTATTAAAGGTCAAGTGGTTTCAAAAGTTGAAAATTTGGATCTCAAAAAAGTTGTTGTAAATACAGATAAAGAGGTTGTAATAAAACCTGCTGTTGGTGTGAATAAGATTGAGGAGGTAGAGTTAACGCATAAAGTGTTGTCTAAGGAAACTAAATATGGTATTGCTAAAGAATTTGGAATTACTGTAAAAGAATTAGAGAGACAAAATCCGAAGGTGTCAAAACAACTTAAGGTTGGTTCATTATTAAGTATTAGAAAACCGAAAGTGATAAATCCTACTGTAGAAATTAAACAAGAATTGGTCATTGTTGAAGAAGATTTAGAGTCGAAATCAATACATGATGAAGCATTTGTAGATCAACTTATTTTTACTGCTTCTGAAAATATTGGTACTCGCTACCGTATAGGAGGTACTACAAAAGATGGTTTTGATTGTTCAGGATTAATGTGCACTACTTTTGGTACTTATGATTTGCAATTACCAAGAACTTCATTGGAACAATCACAGTATGGTTTAGTTTTAGAGGTGGGTAAAGCTCAAAAAGGAGATTTAATTTTCTTTAAAACAAGAGGGAGAAGTCAGATTAATCATGTTGGAATGGTGGTAGAAGTAGGGGATGGTGATGTTAAGTTTATTCATGCTTCTAATTCAGGTGTTATTATCTCCTCTATAAAGGAAAGTTATTATTCTAAAAGAGTGGTTCAGGTTAATAGAGTGTTGTAG
- the udk gene encoding uridine kinase has protein sequence MLIIGIAGGTGSGKTTVVHQIVNELPETEVGVLSQDSYYNDTRLLSYEERTAINFDHPRAIDFELLIRHLKDLKSGKTIRQPIYSFVTHNRTEEYIITHPRKVFIVEGILIFTNPELRDLFDVKIFVHADADERLIRRLKRDISERGRDMNEVLNRYQTTLKPMHQEFIEPTKAFADIIIPNDKPNSVAIEVVRALINQKLL, from the coding sequence ATGCTAATTATAGGTATTGCAGGAGGTACAGGAAGCGGGAAAACTACCGTTGTACATCAGATTGTAAATGAATTACCAGAAACAGAAGTCGGTGTCCTTTCACAAGACTCATATTACAATGACACCCGTCTTTTGAGTTACGAAGAGCGTACTGCGATTAATTTTGATCATCCTAGAGCCATAGATTTTGAACTTTTGATTCGTCATTTAAAGGATTTAAAGTCAGGGAAAACCATTCGTCAGCCCATATATTCTTTTGTGACTCATAATAGAACTGAAGAGTATATAATTACACACCCAAGAAAAGTATTCATTGTTGAAGGGATTTTGATTTTTACTAATCCAGAATTACGGGATTTATTTGATGTAAAAATATTTGTTCATGCGGATGCGGATGAGCGATTAATTAGAAGATTGAAAAGAGATATTTCTGAGCGAGGTAGAGATATGAATGAAGTTTTGAACCGCTATCAAACTACACTAAAACCAATGCATCAGGAGTTTATCGAGCCAACCAAGGCTTTTGCAGACATTATTATTCCAAATGACAAACCTAACAGCGTAGCTATTGAGGTAGTTCGTGCCTTAATAAATCAAAAATTGCTTTAA
- the scpA gene encoding methylmalonyl-CoA mutase — protein MRRKDIQHITLSDSTLKVEVAYSKAPFVTSEGIAIAASYSENDVANLEHLDFGAGFPPYLRGPYSTMYVSKPWTIRQYAGFSTAEESNEFYKKNLAAGQKGLSIAFDLPTHRGYDSDHERVTGDVGKAGVAIDSVDDMKRLFDGIPLDEISVSMTMNGAVLPIMAFYIVAAEEQGISPEQLLGTIQNDILKEFMVRNTYIYPPKASMKIVSDIFQYTHNKMPKFHSISISGYHMQEAGATADIELAYTLADGLEYIRTGLATGMKIDDFAPNLSFFWAIGMNHFMEVAKLRAARMLWAKLVKQFEPQNPKSMVLRTHCQTSGWSLTEQDPFNNVARTCIEAAAAIFGGTQSLHTNALDEAIALPTNFSARIARNTQLYLREETKITKTVDPWGGSYYVESLTNELAQKAWKLIEEVEMLGGMTKAIETGIPKLRIEEASARKQAKIDNNQETIIGVNKYRLEKEERLLIRDIDNHKVLCQQLEQLEVLKATRNVVLVQESLGKITRCAQSQQGNLLELSIEAARNRATLGEISLALEKVYGRYVAKVKSITGVYAQNIQDNPAFEKAKKLVQKFTETKGVAPRIMIAKMGQDGHDRGAKVVASAYADLGFEVFISPLFQTPLEVAQQAIAHEVHVLGMSSMTAGHKTLVPQVINALGEKAKSEIQVVVGGVVPPQDYEFLIEAGVFAVFGPGTAIGETAIVILESLLQEK, from the coding sequence ATGAGAAGAAAAGACATTCAACATATTACACTTAGTGATTCAACCTTAAAAGTTGAAGTAGCATATTCGAAGGCTCCTTTTGTGACTTCGGAAGGAATTGCTATTGCTGCCAGTTACTCAGAAAATGATGTCGCTAATTTGGAGCATTTAGATTTTGGAGCCGGTTTTCCGCCTTATTTGCGTGGGCCTTATTCTACCATGTATGTATCCAAACCTTGGACCATTCGACAATATGCTGGTTTTTCTACAGCCGAAGAAAGCAATGAATTCTATAAAAAAAATCTAGCAGCTGGTCAAAAAGGATTATCAATAGCCTTTGATCTACCTACTCACAGAGGTTATGATTCCGATCATGAACGAGTAACAGGAGATGTTGGCAAAGCAGGAGTAGCCATCGACTCAGTTGATGATATGAAACGATTGTTCGATGGAATTCCTTTGGATGAAATATCAGTTTCTATGACTATGAATGGTGCTGTTTTACCCATTATGGCTTTTTATATAGTTGCCGCCGAAGAACAAGGAATTAGTCCTGAACAATTATTAGGAACAATCCAAAATGATATTTTGAAGGAGTTTATGGTGCGCAATACCTATATCTACCCACCAAAAGCTTCGATGAAAATTGTATCCGATATTTTTCAATATACGCATAACAAAATGCCGAAGTTTCATTCTATTTCCATTTCGGGCTATCACATGCAAGAAGCCGGAGCGACGGCTGATATTGAGCTAGCCTATACATTAGCTGATGGATTGGAGTATATTCGAACAGGATTGGCAACCGGAATGAAAATTGATGATTTTGCACCCAATTTGTCCTTTTTCTGGGCAATTGGAATGAATCATTTTATGGAAGTTGCTAAATTACGTGCCGCTCGTATGTTGTGGGCTAAGTTGGTTAAACAATTTGAACCTCAAAATCCAAAGTCGATGGTGTTGCGCACGCATTGCCAAACGAGCGGATGGAGTTTAACAGAGCAAGATCCTTTTAATAATGTGGCAAGAACTTGTATCGAAGCAGCAGCAGCTATTTTTGGAGGAACTCAATCTTTACATACCAATGCCTTAGACGAAGCGATTGCTTTACCAACCAATTTTTCGGCTCGAATAGCTAGAAATACGCAATTGTACTTGAGAGAAGAAACCAAAATCACAAAAACGGTTGATCCCTGGGGTGGAAGTTACTACGTAGAAAGTTTGACCAATGAACTCGCCCAAAAAGCTTGGAAATTGATTGAAGAGGTAGAAATGTTGGGTGGAATGACAAAAGCAATCGAAACTGGTATTCCGAAACTACGTATCGAAGAAGCTTCTGCACGAAAACAAGCAAAGATTGATAACAATCAAGAAACCATTATAGGAGTCAATAAATACCGTTTAGAAAAAGAAGAAAGGTTATTAATTCGTGATATAGACAATCATAAAGTCTTGTGTCAGCAGTTGGAGCAACTAGAAGTCTTGAAAGCAACTAGAAATGTTGTTCTAGTACAAGAATCTTTAGGTAAGATTACTCGTTGTGCGCAAAGTCAGCAAGGCAATCTTTTGGAATTAAGTATTGAAGCAGCTAGAAATAGAGCAACTTTGGGTGAAATTAGTTTGGCTCTTGAAAAAGTATATGGTCGTTATGTAGCCAAAGTAAAATCGATAACGGGCGTTTACGCACAGAATATTCAAGATAATCCAGCTTTTGAAAAAGCAAAAAAATTAGTGCAGAAATTTACAGAAACCAAAGGTGTAGCTCCTAGAATTATGATTGCCAAAATGGGGCAAGATGGTCATGATCGTGGTGCAAAAGTAGTAGCAAGCGCTTATGCTGATTTGGGTTTTGAGGTTTTTATTAGTCCGCTTTTTCAAACTCCCCTTGAAGTTGCGCAACAAGCGATAGCACATGAAGTACATGTTTTGGGAATGTCATCGATGACTGCAGGTCATAAGACATTAGTACCACAAGTAATAAATGCTCTTGGAGAAAAAGCTAAAAGCGAAATTCAAGTCGTTGTTGGTGGAGTAGTACCTCCTCAAGATTATGAATTTTTGATTGAAGCTGGCGTTTTTGCAGTTTTTGGTCCAGGAACTGCGATTGGTGAAACTGCGATTGTAATATTAGAATCTTTACTACAAGAGAAATAA
- a CDS encoding septum formation initiator family protein, with the protein MANPYKDKSWFKFLSNKYMWVLLFFIGWMFFLDNYSFFDHRILDNQVDELEENKTYYQEEITKDEKQIKMLQNSEQIEKYAREKYFMKKDSEDIYIIEFEGDTISKK; encoded by the coding sequence ATGGCTAATCCTTATAAAGATAAATCTTGGTTTAAATTCCTGAGTAATAAGTACATGTGGGTGCTCTTGTTCTTTATTGGGTGGATGTTTTTCTTGGATAATTATTCCTTTTTTGATCATCGAATTTTAGATAATCAAGTTGATGAATTAGAAGAAAATAAAACCTATTATCAAGAAGAAATTACGAAAGATGAAAAGCAAATCAAAATGCTTCAAAATTCTGAGCAAATCGAGAAGTATGCCCGTGAAAAATACTTTATGAAAAAAGACAGTGAAGATATTTATATCATCGAGTTTGAAGGGGATACTATTTCAAAAAAATAA
- a CDS encoding aconitate hydratase, protein MAFDIEMIKKVYDNMTSRVDAARKIVGRPLTLTEKILYSHLWEGVAKEAYKKGVDYVDFAPDRVACQDATAQMALLQFMHAGKKTVAVPTTVHCDHLILAKVGAEKDLAFAKKQSSEVFDFLSSVSDKYGIGFWKPGSGIIHQIVLENYAFPGGMMIGTDSHTVNAGGLGMLAIGVGGADAVDVMSGMGWELKFPKLIGVKLTGKLSGWTAPKDVILKVADILTVKGGTGAIVEYFGEGATNMSCTGKGTICNMGAEIGATTSTFGYDDSMRRYLAATGRQDVVDAADKVASYLTGDNEVYANPEQYFDQVIEINLSELEPHINGPFTPDRGTPVSKMKAEAKANGWPIKVEWGLIGSCTNSSYEDMARAVSIVNQAVEHGITPKAEFGVNPGSEQIRYTIERDGMIAAFEKLGTKVFTNACGPCIGQWDRDGADKQEKNTIVHSFNRNFSKRADGNPNTHAFVTSPEMVAALAIAGRLDFNPLTDTLLNDKGEEVKLTAPFGDELPKRGFDVEDNGFQEPAADGSGVQIVVSETSDRLQLLAPFDAWDGKNITGAKLLVKAYGKCTTDHISMAGPWLRFRGHLDNISNNMLIGAVNAYTQKTNSVKNQLTGEYDAVPAVARAYKAAGVPSVVVGDHNYGEGSSREHAAMEPRFLGVKAVLVKSFARIHETNLKKQGLLGLTFATESDYDKIQEDDTINFLDLVDFAPGKALSVEFVHADGTKDIILANHTYNAGQIGWYVAGSALNLIAAEA, encoded by the coding sequence ATGGCATTTGATATTGAAATGATAAAAAAAGTGTATGACAACATGACAAGTCGTGTTGATGCTGCACGTAAGATTGTTGGTCGTCCACTTACTTTAACGGAGAAGATTTTGTATAGCCACCTATGGGAGGGTGTAGCAAAAGAAGCTTACAAAAAAGGTGTTGATTATGTCGATTTTGCTCCGGATAGAGTGGCATGTCAAGACGCAACAGCACAAATGGCTTTATTGCAATTTATGCACGCTGGGAAGAAAACGGTTGCTGTTCCAACTACAGTACATTGTGATCACTTGATTTTAGCGAAAGTAGGTGCTGAAAAAGATTTAGCATTTGCGAAAAAACAATCAAGCGAAGTTTTTGATTTCTTATCATCTGTTTCAGATAAATACGGTATTGGTTTCTGGAAACCTGGATCAGGGATTATTCATCAAATCGTTTTGGAGAATTATGCTTTTCCAGGTGGAATGATGATTGGTACTGATTCACATACTGTAAATGCAGGTGGGTTAGGGATGTTAGCAATTGGTGTTGGTGGAGCTGATGCTGTTGATGTAATGTCAGGAATGGGGTGGGAGTTGAAATTCCCTAAATTAATAGGAGTGAAGTTAACTGGAAAACTATCTGGTTGGACGGCTCCAAAAGATGTTATTTTGAAAGTAGCTGATATTCTTACTGTAAAAGGTGGGACAGGTGCTATTGTGGAGTATTTTGGTGAAGGGGCTACCAATATGTCTTGTACTGGTAAAGGTACAATATGTAATATGGGTGCTGAAATTGGTGCTACAACTTCTACATTTGGTTACGATGATTCTATGAGAAGATATCTGGCAGCAACTGGTCGTCAAGATGTGGTAGATGCAGCTGATAAAGTAGCGTCTTACTTAACTGGTGATAACGAAGTGTATGCTAATCCAGAACAATATTTTGATCAAGTGATTGAAATTAATCTATCAGAATTAGAGCCACATATTAATGGGCCTTTTACTCCAGACAGAGGTACTCCAGTTTCTAAAATGAAAGCCGAGGCGAAAGCTAATGGATGGCCAATAAAAGTAGAGTGGGGATTAATAGGTTCATGTACCAACTCTTCTTACGAAGATATGGCTCGTGCTGTATCAATCGTGAATCAAGCTGTAGAACACGGTATTACTCCTAAAGCTGAATTTGGTGTTAACCCAGGTTCTGAGCAAATTCGTTACACTATCGAAAGAGACGGTATGATTGCTGCTTTTGAAAAATTGGGAACTAAAGTATTTACAAATGCTTGTGGGCCATGTATCGGGCAATGGGATAGAGATGGTGCTGATAAACAGGAGAAAAATACAATTGTACATTCATTCAATCGTAATTTCTCTAAAAGAGCCGATGGTAACCCAAATACACACGCTTTTGTGACTTCGCCTGAAATGGTTGCGGCTTTAGCAATTGCTGGAAGATTGGATTTTAATCCACTAACGGATACTTTGTTAAACGACAAGGGGGAAGAAGTGAAATTAACGGCTCCTTTTGGTGATGAATTGCCAAAAAGAGGATTCGATGTTGAGGATAATGGTTTTCAAGAACCTGCAGCTGATGGCTCGGGTGTTCAAATTGTAGTGAGCGAAACGTCAGATCGTTTGCAATTGTTAGCTCCTTTTGATGCATGGGATGGTAAAAATATAACAGGAGCTAAATTGCTTGTTAAAGCATATGGTAAATGTACGACTGATCATATTTCTATGGCAGGGCCGTGGTTGCGTTTCCGTGGACATTTAGATAATATTTCAAATAATATGTTGATTGGTGCTGTAAATGCATACACTCAAAAAACAAATTCGGTTAAAAATCAATTAACTGGTGAATATGATGCCGTTCCTGCTGTAGCTCGTGCGTACAAAGCAGCTGGTGTTCCTTCTGTAGTAGTTGGAGATCATAATTACGGGGAAGGTTCTTCTCGTGAGCATGCTGCAATGGAGCCTCGTTTCTTAGGTGTTAAAGCGGTATTGGTAAAATCATTTGCTCGTATCCATGAAACAAACCTTAAAAAACAAGGACTTCTTGGGTTGACCTTTGCAACTGAATCTGATTATGATAAAATCCAAGAAGATGATACCATTAACTTTTTAGATTTAGTTGACTTCGCACCTGGAAAAGCATTATCAGTTGAATTTGTTCATGCTGATGGAACAAAAGATATAATATTAGCAAATCATACTTACAACGCAGGACAAATTGGTTGGTATGTTGCTGGTTCAGCTTTGAATTTAATTGCTGCTGAAGCATAA